The window ATGGGCAGGCAGCCATTGTAGGAGCCGGGAACAGGAACATATTCCAGGGCTTGTGTGGCTCCTATCTCTGAAGTGAAATAACCAATCAGGGTTAATTCCTTCAGCATCAGCAGTGCATGCGGTTCTGAAAGAGGGTTGTCGGTTAGCTTTTTTCTCGCAGCAATCTCCAGTTCTGTTAACAGTTTTATTTGTTCGGGCTCATCAAGAGCTAAAAAACTGCTGTTGGAGGTTTCTTTCGCTGCCTGATCAATTTCATCCAATCCCTCAGCAAAGCGTTGTTGATCATTCACTGCGTAACAGTCGGCAATGGTGCTGTAGATAAATTCCGGAACATCTGCTTCTATGGCTCCCGGAGTACTGGTATTGGGTATAATAAGAGAAGAGATGGCTGCCACCATGGCTTTCTGTTGAGTATTGAACAGCTGCCCTATACTTTTTTCTTTCACCTGTGGCTGGCAACCCTCCAGAAACGATAGGGCAGGAATAGAAAGCACACCCCCCATTAGCAAACCTATCCTGTATATAGCTTCTCTGCGTGATAGTCTTGTCATCAGATTTTAAGTTTCCGTTGCACGATTCAATTCTGTTTTAGGTTGTGCGGTGATACCATCAAAAGACCAGGCCAATAGTAATAGGGCCATTCTCCCGCTACAGCTGCTTTTTACTTTGCCGTTCCTTTACCCGCAGGTGTAAGCCGGCAGGTAATGATCCATATAAGATCAATATATATAAAATTTTTGTTTTACCACTTGTTAAAAACAAAAAATAACTTTCATTATATTTAATTTGCAATTATTGCAGTTAAGATTATATTTACAATAATATTTGCATTTACAACCTAATAACAACCTGATGGTCTATGGAAACTCTGACTTTGAAATATCCAGAAGTGTCCAATTTTATTAATGGACAGTTTGTAGCCCCCGATGGAGAAAAGGTTCTGGAGGTATATTCTCCACTGGATGGATCTTTACTTTCAACTGTTCCTCTTTCTTCTGATGTAGCACTAAACCGTGCAGTGTTGGCAGCTAAAAATGCTTTTAAGACCTGGAGCCGTACTCCGGTAAAAGAGCGGGTGCAGGTGTTTTTTGCTTACCGTAATTTGCTTGCAAAGCACATTCACGAACTATCGGAGCTGGTGAGTGAAGAAAATGGGAAAACTTATTCAGAAGCCAGGGCAGAAATTGAGAAAAGCATTGAACTAACAGAGTTCGCCTGTTCTATGCCCCAAATGGTGGGAGAAGAAGTACTGGAGGTAAGCCGGGGGGTGGAGTGTCGCCTGGAGCGCCACCCTGTAGGTGTGGTTGCTAGTATTGTGCCTTTCAATTTTCCGAGTATGGTGCCTCACTGGACCATACCCAATGCACTTGTATTAGGAAACACCATGATAGTGAAGCCCTCTGAACAGGTGCCTTTAAGCCTGGTTCGGGTGGCCGAAATGCTTAAGGAAGCAGGATTGCCTGATGGGGTACTGAATATTGTAAACGGTGATAAATCAGTTGTAGAAGCAATTTGTGATCATCCGGACATAGAAGCTGTTTCTTTTGTTGGCTCCACAAAAGTGGCCAAGATTGTGTATGCCCGGGGTACCGCTCATATGAAAAGAGTGCTGGCACTGGGTGGGGCAAAAAATCATTTAATTGTATTGCCAGATGCTCAAAAGGAAATGACAGCCTCCAATGTTGTTGCTTCCGTAACAGGCTGTGCCGGCCAGCGCTGCATGGCAGCCTCTGTCATGCTGGCGGTTGGGGAGGTTGATGGAATTATTGATCAGATCTGCATTGAAGCAGCGAAATTAGTGCCCGGCGAAAATCTTGGGGCTGTAATTACCAGGGAGGCTAAGGAGCGGATTGAAAGATACATTACTCAGGCAGAGCAAGCTGGTGCACGAATTTTAGTAGATGGCAGAAATGTAACTGTAAGTGGTAAAGAAGAGGGCTATTATGTAGGAACAACAATCATTGATGGCGTTACACCGGATATGGCTGTGGCCAGAGAAGAAATTTTTGGCCCTGTTCTTTCCATCATCAGAACCACTACGCTTGCTGAGGCACTATCCATAGAAAATGCTAATCCTTATGGTAATGCTGCTGCGGTCTTCACCCAGAATGGTGGCGCGGCAAGGCAGGTGATAGATCACGCAGGTGCCGGCATGGTAGGGGTAAACATTGGTGTGCCCGTTCCCAGAGAACCTTTTTCCTTTGGAGGCTGGAATGAATCAAAATTCGGTGCCCTGGATATTACCGGAAAAAGCTCTATAGAATTTTGGACAAAACTTAAAAAAGTTACCACAAAATGGAATGCTGAGGCAGGTGTTAACTGGATGAGTTAATCCTACCTGTCTGAATTCTTCTAGAGTTTCATCTACAAACAATATTATTATGCTACCAGAAACAGCTACAATAACCAGGCAGGAAAAGGACAGGATACTGGAAAATAGCATGGATTACACCTTGTTCTCCTGGTCTAAACAAAAAGGAATCAACCCGATTTGCGTAGAGAGAGCAGAAGGTATATATCTATACGATTATGATGGAAACCGCATCATTGACTTTTCCTCAGGCTTGATGAATGTAAACATTGGTCATGGCAACCAAAGGGTAACAGAAGCCGTGGTGCGGCAAATGCAGCAGGTAAGCTATGTAACGCCAAGCTGTGTTACCAAGGTCAGGGGTGAGCTTGGGAAAAAGCTTGCTGAAATTTGTCCCGGAGATTTAAACAAAGCCTTTTTTACAGTTTGTGGTGCTACTGCCATTGAAAATGCTATAAAACTGGCCAGGATTTACACGG of the Flammeovirgaceae bacterium 311 genome contains:
- a CDS encoding twin-arginine translocation pathway signal, producing MGGVLSIPALSFLEGCQPQVKEKSIGQLFNTQQKAMVAAISSLIIPNTSTPGAIEADVPEFIYSTIADCYAVNDQQRFAEGLDEIDQAAKETSNSSFLALDEPEQIKLLTELEIAARKKLTDNPLSEPHALLMLKELTLIGYFTSEIGATQALEYVPVPGSYNGCLPIEPEHKTWAV
- a CDS encoding methylmalonate-semialdehyde dehydrogenase (COG1012 NAD-dependent aldehyde dehydrogenases), whose product is METLTLKYPEVSNFINGQFVAPDGEKVLEVYSPLDGSLLSTVPLSSDVALNRAVLAAKNAFKTWSRTPVKERVQVFFAYRNLLAKHIHELSELVSEENGKTYSEARAEIEKSIELTEFACSMPQMVGEEVLEVSRGVECRLERHPVGVVASIVPFNFPSMVPHWTIPNALVLGNTMIVKPSEQVPLSLVRVAEMLKEAGLPDGVLNIVNGDKSVVEAICDHPDIEAVSFVGSTKVAKIVYARGTAHMKRVLALGGAKNHLIVLPDAQKEMTASNVVASVTGCAGQRCMAASVMLAVGEVDGIIDQICIEAAKLVPGENLGAVITREAKERIERYITQAEQAGARILVDGRNVTVSGKEEGYYVGTTIIDGVTPDMAVAREEIFGPVLSIIRTTTLAEALSIENANPYGNAAAVFTQNGGAARQVIDHAGAGMVGVNIGVPVPREPFSFGGWNESKFGALDITGKSSIEFWTKLKKVTTKWNAEAGVNWMS